In one window of Anser cygnoides isolate HZ-2024a breed goose chromosome 3, Taihu_goose_T2T_genome, whole genome shotgun sequence DNA:
- the ABRACL gene encoding costars family protein ABRACL, which translates to MNVEHEITLLVEEIRRLGTRNADGQVSVKFGVLFADEKCANLFEALVGTLKAAKRRKIVTYQGELLLQGVHDNVDIILLQD; encoded by the exons ATGAACGTGGAACATGAAATTACCCTCTTAGTTGAGGAAATTCGGCGGCTGGGAACCAGAA ATGCTGATGGACAAGTGAGCGTGAAATTTGGTGTGCTCTTCGCTGATGAAAAGTGTGCGAACCTCTTTGAAGCCCTAGTGGGAACTCTTAAGGCTGCAAAACGACGAAAGATTGTCACTTATCAAGGGGAACTGCTTTTACAAGGTGTTCATGACAATGTTGATATCATACTACTGCAGGACTGA